From Sphingobacterium bambusae:
TTCCGGTAGACTCTGGGCCGACAACGGCTATTTTCTGTATATGATTGTTATGCAAGTTGATTTCTTTCTTTTTTGTACGTATGGCGCCAAGCGCGATAGCCATTCCATGCAATTATAGTAAAAGCAACGTAAAGTATCGCGGTCAACACTAAATCTTTGTGCATATACAGCGGAATGTATACGATGTCCACCAAAACCCAAATGAGCCAGTTCTGCAAAATTTTCCGCGTCATAAGAAACTGCGCGACGAAACTCATGGACGTGCATAGCCCATCAATATAAGGTACATCAGAATCGGTAAATCGGCGAAGCAGCGCTCCCAAAACGGTGCCTAGTAGCAAGATGACGACCGTCGTTAGCAGCATATGTCGTTTTGTAAGCTTTTGGACGGGCTTAGTATCACTGCTATCAGCCGATTGCCAATAATACCAGCCATAGACGGCCGTAGAAAGGAAATAGATTTGGAGTACGGCGTCGCCATACAATTTATTTTGATAGAAGAGGTAGGCGTAAATGGATACACTGATGATGCTGATCGGCCAATTCAAGATATTTTGACGCGCGGCTAGATAAACGCATAGAAATCCTGTGATGGTGGCTATCCATTCTAATACCGTGGTGGAAAGAAATTGCTGATATAAAGAGGTGAAAAGTTCAGGCATACCTTTAAATTGTCGTTTAAAGATACACTTTCATTCGAGATGTGTACTAAACCAGCGGTACTATTGTACGATTTTGTTTGCGCAGTTGGTGCTGGCAAACGACTCCGGCTTAGCTTTAAATTGAAACCCCATACCCATGATGTAGCCCATGGCCTCTTTCAGTGCTACGTTGGATTCGAAATTGGGATTGGTGTTGATGTCGACATGTACTTCGAGATCGATGTGGTACTGATCGAGAAGCGGACATAGGAGGTAAGCAATGTCGATGGATTTTTGTACTTCGGTAAGCATGCGTTCCTTGATGCTTTGCCGCTGGGTTTTCCTATCGCGATGGATAAACATAAAACCACCTTTGTGTTCCCGAAGAAAAACAATAACGGTAGCGAATTCGATGATGCCCCGTTTTACTTGGGAATCCGTGCCTATGTAAACTTTTAGCTTGTTACCTAGGTGGGTTTCTACCTTGATGATTTCTTCAACGGCCTCGTTTATCGAGGAGCGAATCGTTTCGCCATTGTATTTTTGCCAAACCATAATGATGAAATATTTGATATAAATTTATTGATAAATAGCGCATTATGTTTTTTGTTAATATTAATTTTCTGTTATTATTAAGCTTCTCTGTTCCCGTAAGCAAGGTCACCCGCATCGCCAAGACCCGGAACGATGTACGCTTTTGATGTCATCTCCTTATCAACGGCACCCACCCATAAATGAGCTTCGGGCAGAAAGGCACGCACATGTTGCAGACCTTCTTCGGAAGCAATGACAACGGCGATATGCAGCTCTTTGATGGCATATTCTGCAAGGAGTTCTTTGCAGCACAATACCAAGCTTTGGCCGGTAGCCAACATAGGATCGGCGACTATAACAACCCGGTTATCCAGATTTGGTGTATTGCTGTATTTTTTATGGATTTCAATTTCCCCACTTTTCTTGGTGTGTCGGTAGGCAGCTATGAAAGCGCTGTCCGCGCGGTCGAACACATTAAGTAGACCTTGGTGAAAAGGAAGTCCAGCACGGATTATAGTGGCTAAGACAGGTTGTTGTTCCAGCACATTGTGCGAGGCAACGCCGAGGGGCGTATCAACCGAAGCAGGTTTGTAAGCAAGTGTCTTGCTGATTTCGTATGCCGTGATTTCGCCCAAACGCTCTAAATTTCGGCGGAAGCGTAAGCGATCTTGTTGGATGTTGACATCGCGCAACTCTACTAGATAGTGATTGGCGATACTATTTTCTTTGGTCAGAATCGTTACCATATCGTGGATTGTTAACCTGTTTTTACTAATTTACAAAAAGCCTTTCAATTTTTGTACCATGAACATGACAGTCTGCCGATAAAAATTTATTCTTTTTTGATTATTTTTAAGCTTTAATCGGAAGGATTTGAATGAAATTTAGTTTAACATCGGAATATAAACCGACAGGAGATCAACCGCAGGCCATTCAAGAGTTAGTAGCAAGTATAGGACAGGGCGAGCGTTACCAAACATTATTGGGCGTAACGGGGTCGGGAAAGACATTTACCGTTGCTAACGTTATTCAAGAAACGCAACGTCCTACCTTGATTTTGAGCCACAATAAAACGCTGGCTGCGCAGCTCTACGGAGAGTTCAAACAATTTTTTCCGGAGAACTCGGTGAATTATTTTGTCTCTTATTACGACTATTACCAGCCGGAGGCTTTTATAGCCTCTTCCAATACTTATATCGAGAAAGATCTCGCGATCAATGAGGAGATCGAGAAATTGCGTTTAGCGACCACCAGCTCGCTGATGTCGGGGCGCAGAGATATTGTGGTGGTCTCTTCGGTATCCTGCATTTACGGTATGGGAAATCCCGAGGATTTTTCCCGATCTATCTTCCGTTTTGCCGTAGGCATGACCATCAGTAGGAATGCCTTTCTGCATCGACTGGTGGAAATCTTGTATGCACGCACCACGGCGGATTTTAAAAGAGGAACATTTCGCGTGAAGGGAGATATTGTAGACGTGTATCCGGCCTATTTGGATTATGCCTTCCGCATATCTTTCTTTGGTGACGAGATTGACGAGATTACGGAAATCGATCCCGTATCGGGCAAGACCCTATCGAAAATTGAAGATATCGCCCTGTTTCCTGCAAATCTTTTTGTGACACCTAAAGATAAATTCACCAAATCGATTTGGGAGATCCAAGATGAGTTGGTGCAACGCAAAACGCAGTTGGAAGAAGAAGGAAAGATGCTGGAGGCCAAAAGGCTGGAAGAGCGCGTGAATTACGATTTGGAGATGATGCGGGAACTGGGGTACTGTTCGGGAATAGAGAATTACTCGCGGTTTTTCGACGGCCGAGAGCCCGGCATGCGCCCGTTCTGTCTGCTGGATTATTTCCCGGAAGACTATTTATTGGTGATCGACGAGAGCCACGTTACCTTGCCTCAATTGCGCGCCATGTATGGTGGAGACCGTTCGCGCAAGGTTTCGCTCGTGGAGCATGGTTTCCGCTTGCCGGCAGCCTTAGACAACAGACCGTTAAACTTTCCGGAATTTGAGTCGCTGACCAACCAGACGATTTACGTGTCGGCAACGCCCGGCGATTATGAATTGCAGCAAACGGAAGGTGTAGTCGTAGAGCAGGTTATCCGCCCGACAGGGCTCTTAGATCCTATTATAGAGATTCACCCGGCGATCAATCAGGTCGACGATCTCTTGGAGGAAGTGGATAAAACGATCAAAGAGGGTGGACGGATATTGGCTACTACCTTGACCAAGCGTATGGCCGAGGAGCTGACGAAATACATGAGCCGACTGAATATCAAGGTTCGTTATATACATTCCGAGATCAAGACCTTGGAACGGGTAGAGATTCTACGTGGACTACGTTTAGGGGAATTTGATGTGTTGGTAGGAGTCAACCTCTTGCGGGAGGGACTTGATTTGCCGGAAGTGACTTTGGTAGCCATCTTGGATGCCGATAAGGAAGGTTTTTTGCGGTCGGAGCGATCCTTGATCCAAACGATCGGTCGTGCAGCACGTAACGATAAAGGTCGTGTGATTATGTACGCGGATCAAATGACGGATAGTATGCGGATCACGATTGATGAAACGAACCGACGTAGAGAAAAACAAATAGCCTATAATACGGAACACGGTATTACGCCACGTACGGTGGGTAAAACCCGAGAGGAGATTATGGAGCAGACATCTGTGGCCGATTATAAGCCGGGCGAGGCGAAAGCTTATGTGGAACCGGATGCAGCGAGCATGATTGCAGCAGATCCTGTGATGGAATATTTGGGTGATAAGGATTTGCGGAAAGCTATCGAAAATGTGCGTAAGCAGATGGAGAAGGCCGCGAAAGAGATGGATTTCTTGGGAGCAGCCAAGCTTCGCGATGAGATGTTTGCCATGGAAAAGCTCTATGAAGACCGATTTGGCAAAGAAATAAAGTAGGTAGAGCCTACTTTATTTCTTTTCTTCGTAAAGGGTATCGTTTTGATGGATGAGCGACCAACAGTGGTTTTCCTGTGCAAGGGTATATTGCTTGTTTTTGTATAATAACGGAGAAATGCTATCCAATAGGATGCTTTCATCTTCTTCCTTTAAGAACAGTTCAGCCTGTTGCTTGGTAGAATCGATCAATACAAAAGCGGCTGTTTCAAAATTTGTCGACGTGTCGGTAACATTCATCGTAATAGCCTCCTCCCAAGGGCGTATACAGTCTTCCCTTACTTTCGACCAAGTATAGCCGGCAGAAGTAAGGCATCCGTTGTTATCTTTGTCGCCCCCTAGCTGCGCTAAGTTGGACGTATTATTTGAATTGTTGCCTTCCGTAGAGCCGTTGCAGGCCGTTAGCGATAGCGAAACGATTAGTAGGGCAAAGTACTTCATAGGATCTCCTTTTGATTTAAAGACTAACCACAAACCATACCAAAGTGTTTTCTAAAATTGATCCAATAGTTTACTTTTTATAAAAAAGCTTGTTACATTTACATTTGTTTAAATAAAACCTATAATGTTTGTCAAATTGTTAATCAAATGAAGAAGCCGGTACTGGTCATTAAGTTCGGGTCGGCCTCTATCACGACGAAAGAGGGAGATATCGATGAACGTATTGTGTTGGAGATCGCGCGACAGACGGCGCAGCTCCAGAAACGATATAATATTGTTTTGGTTTCTTCGGGTGCAGTAGCTGCCGGGAAGAAGTTTTTGCTCAATTATGAGGGCAGCCTATCTGAGCGTAAGGCGGCGGCCGCTATTGGAAACCCACTGTTGGTACGCACGTATAGCACCTACTTTAAGCCATTCAAGATAGCGCTTGCGCAAAGTTTGTGCGAACGACAGCATTTTGCGAATCGGGAGCAGTTCTTGCAGCTTAAGGATACCTATCAGGAGCTTTGGAAAAACAATGTAATACCCATCGCAAATGAAAACGATGTGGTAAGCAATAAGGAACTCAAATTTTCGGATAACGATGAACTGGCGACGCTGATTGCCGTTGGGTTCGGCGCAGAACAGATTCTGTTCAGTACGTCCGTTCCTGGCGTGTTGGATGCAAAAGGAGCTGTTGTCCCGGAAATCCGTACCATCGATAAGGATGCGCTATCGCTGGCGCGTAAGGAGAAATCTGCAGTTGGTCTTGGTGGTATGACATCCAAGTTGAATTTTGCACGACTGGCCAACCAGATGGGTATCCAGGCGGTTATATTCAGTATGCAGACCGAAGATGGTATTTTGAAAGCCGTTCGCGGGGAGACCGGCACAGTTTGTCGACCACAAGAGAAGAAGGTGTCCTCCCGCAATAAATGGATGGCTAGTGGTAGTTTGATCAAAGCATTGATACAGGTGGATGCCGGAGCCGCGAAAGCTATACAGAATCGTAAGAGCTTGTTGGCTGTGGGTATTATCGCAATAAACCAAGGGCTGGAAACGGGAGAGGTATTTCAGATTTGCGATACCGAAGGGGTTGTTTTCGCTGTGGCGAAAGCGAAGATTGATGTGGTCGATTTGCCATCGATCCATAAAAAGAAAAATGTCGCCGTTGCACATGCTGACGATATCGTCTTGTTGTGACAATTGAAGGACAGTGTTGAAAAGAGGATAACATGAAAGAGGATATTCAAGAGGAATTGAAGGCTGCACATGCGGCTACTATATATGCGAAAAAATTGTCGGACGAAGGGAAACGAGAATTGCTGCATGCCATTGCTGTTGGTTTAGAAGAGCGCGTAGCGGAAATCTTAAGCGAAAATGCGAAAGATTTGGCGCGGATGGATGCTACTGATACGCGATATGACCGATTATTGCTGACAGAGCAACGTGTCTTTGCTTTGGCTTCCAGCGTTCGCGAGGTGGCTGCATTGGCCGATCCGACAGGGCAGTTGCTATCTCAAAGATTATTGGAGAATGGACTTACCGTGGAAAAGAAAACAGTACCGTTAGGTGTGGTGGCTGTCATCTATGAGTCGCGACCCAACGTAACGGTAGACGTTGCTGCGCTCTGTATTCGATCGGGGAATGTATGCTTGCTGCGGGGCGGGACGGATGCTTGGCATACTAATAATGCCTTGGTTGGTATTATTCGCGACGCGATTGATGCCTTCCGTTTACCTCAGGATATGGTGCTGCTCCTGCCTACCGATCGGAAATTTGTTTCCGAGCTATTGACAGCAACAACCTATGTCGATATCATCATTCCTCGAGGTTCACAGGCATTGATAGACTTTGTGCGGGAGCACGCTAAAGTGCCTGTAATCGAAACAGGTGCTGGTGTTTGCCATACCTACGTAGAGCAAACGGCTGATTTGGACAAAGCAGCACGCATCGTTGCCAACGCAAAGATCTCTAGGCCATCTGTATGTAACTCCTTAGACACGGTGCTTGTTGATGATGTTCTTGGTGAAGCGTTTCTAGCTAAGTTGGTGCCGTATTTTTTGGAACATGAGGTGCGTGTTTTTACGGATCAGCGAGCTTATTCACTGTTAGCGGACATGCAATATCCTTATTTGGAGCAGGCTGCCGATGAAGATTTTGGACGGGAGTTCCTGTCCCTACAATGTTCGGTAAAATTGGTGCATTCATTTGAAGAGGCTTTAGGCCATATAGGCAAATATTCTTCAAAACATTCGGAGTGTATCGTGTCGCAAGATGCCGAAAAGATTGCTACTTTTATGGATGCGGTAGATGCCGCTGCGGTATATGCCAACGCGTCGACCCGTTTCACGGACGGCGGTGAGTTTGGCCTTGGGGCCGAGATTGGCATATCTACCCAAAAACTACATGCCCGCGGACCGTTCGCTTTGGAGAAGTTGGTAACCGAGAAATGGTATGTAACAGGAGATGGACAGATAAGATAGTATATGGGTATTCGATATGAAAAAGATACGATCCTGAATTGGGTCAATGAGATGGGCAAATTCTTACGCCTATTGGTCGATAAGCACGAAGCATTTGAGGATCCTGTTGATCCAGTGCTGTTAGAAAACGGCTATCGTGAATTTTTTAATAAGGAGCGTTCTTGGATGATTACGGCGACAGAGGAAGAGTTGAAGGCTTATGTCGACCAAGATCTGCTTGTGGAGCAAATCCGTCCATTGGCATTGCTCTTTCTACGGGATGCCTTGCTAGCTGCAGATGCGGTTGAAAAGCAGCAGTTATTGCTACGGTCTAAATTTTTGCTCGGCTATGTGTCGGAAAAGTTGGGGAGCTTCTCCTTCGAGGATTATGGTAATTTGGCAACCATCGACAGCCTGTTGGCTTCAAAATAAAGAAATGTGGGAAACGGGTAACCGTTTCCCTACTTCAAGATATCGCGCGCTATGACGAGGCGCTGTATCTCGGATGTCCCTTCATAAATTTGCGTGATTTTCGCGTCACGCATCATGCGCTCCACATGGTATTCTTTCACATACCCATATCCACCATGTATCTGCACGGCTTCAACGGTCGTTTTCATGGCCACTTCTGAAGCATACAGTTTAGCCATGGCCGCTTCCTTGGCATAAGGCTTACCTTGGTCTTTAAGCCAAGCAGCTTTATAGGTAAGCAGTCTTGCGGCTTCTATTTCCATTTCCATGTCGGCTAGCTTGAATTGGATAGCTTGGTGCTCACAAATTGCTTTGCCAAAGGTTTTCCGTTCCTTGGAGTAGGCCAAGGCGAGTTCGTAGGCACCGGCAGCGATACCGAGTGCTTGTGCTGCAATCCCGATTCGTCCTCCATCCAGGGTTTTCATGGCAAACTTGAAACCGAAGCCATCTTCTCCGATCCTATTTTCTCTGGGTACTTTGACATCGCTGAATAACAGGGAATGCGTGTCGGAACTTCTTATACCTAGTTTATTCTCTTTAGGGCCTATTGTAAATCCATCCATCCCTTTTCCCACGATAAGGGCATTTATTCCGCGATGACCCTGTTCGGGATGCGTTTGTGCGATAACCAAATAGATGTCTGCATTACCACCGTTCGTGATCCAGTTTTTGGTACCGTTTACCAAGTAATGGTCTCCTTGATCCTGCGCTGTCGTATGTTGCGAGGTCGCGTCTGATCCAGCTTCGGGTTCGGATAGGGCGAATGCGCCCAGCTTTTCGCCGGAAGCTAAAGGCTTGAGGTATTTTTCCTTCTGGGCGTCTGTGCCGAAAGCCTGCAAGCCGTATAATACAAGGGAATTGTGTGCCGACATGATCACGCCAGCGGAGGCATCTACTTTCGAAATTTCTTCGATCGCGATAACATAGGCTAAGGTATCCATACCTGCTCCGGCATACCGCTCTTCCACCATCATGCCCATAAAACCTAGCTCGCCCATTTCTTTAACATGGGAAAAGGGAAAAATAGCCTTTTCATCGCGTTCGATAGCGCCTTCACGTAAAGACTTCGCAAACTCCTTAGCTGTCTGCCGGATGAGTTGATGCTCTTCGTTTAGTTCAAAATGCATAATCGATTTATATATAGTTAACCAAATATAAGGAAAAATAATATGCTAGCATAGTAAAAGAAATGTAATGTTTGTCTGTTTTTTTTCAATAGGAGAGGGTAACATTTTGAAAATTAAAATAATCTACT
This genomic window contains:
- the pnuC gene encoding nicotinamide riboside transporter PnuC, with protein sequence MPELFTSLYQQFLSTTVLEWIATITGFLCVYLAARQNILNWPISIISVSIYAYLFYQNKLYGDAVLQIYFLSTAVYGWYYWQSADSSDTKPVQKLTKRHMLLTTVVILLLGTVLGALLRRFTDSDVPYIDGLCTSMSFVAQFLMTRKILQNWLIWVLVDIVYIPLYMHKDLVLTAILYVAFTIIAWNGYRAWRHTYKKERNQLA
- a CDS encoding ribonuclease H-like YkuK family protein: MVWQKYNGETIRSSINEAVEEIIKVETHLGNKLKVYIGTDSQVKRGIIEFATVIVFLREHKGGFMFIHRDRKTQRQSIKERMLTEVQKSIDIAYLLCPLLDQYHIDLEVHVDINTNPNFESNVALKEAMGYIMGMGFQFKAKPESFASTNCANKIVQ
- the upp gene encoding uracil phosphoribosyltransferase; its protein translation is MVTILTKENSIANHYLVELRDVNIQQDRLRFRRNLERLGEITAYEISKTLAYKPASVDTPLGVASHNVLEQQPVLATIIRAGLPFHQGLLNVFDRADSAFIAAYRHTKKSGEIEIHKKYSNTPNLDNRVVIVADPMLATGQSLVLCCKELLAEYAIKELHIAVVIASEEGLQHVRAFLPEAHLWVGAVDKEMTSKAYIVPGLGDAGDLAYGNREA
- the uvrB gene encoding excinuclease ABC subunit UvrB, which produces MKFSLTSEYKPTGDQPQAIQELVASIGQGERYQTLLGVTGSGKTFTVANVIQETQRPTLILSHNKTLAAQLYGEFKQFFPENSVNYFVSYYDYYQPEAFIASSNTYIEKDLAINEEIEKLRLATTSSLMSGRRDIVVVSSVSCIYGMGNPEDFSRSIFRFAVGMTISRNAFLHRLVEILYARTTADFKRGTFRVKGDIVDVYPAYLDYAFRISFFGDEIDEITEIDPVSGKTLSKIEDIALFPANLFVTPKDKFTKSIWEIQDELVQRKTQLEEEGKMLEAKRLEERVNYDLEMMRELGYCSGIENYSRFFDGREPGMRPFCLLDYFPEDYLLVIDESHVTLPQLRAMYGGDRSRKVSLVEHGFRLPAALDNRPLNFPEFESLTNQTIYVSATPGDYELQQTEGVVVEQVIRPTGLLDPIIEIHPAINQVDDLLEEVDKTIKEGGRILATTLTKRMAEELTKYMSRLNIKVRYIHSEIKTLERVEILRGLRLGEFDVLVGVNLLREGLDLPEVTLVAILDADKEGFLRSERSLIQTIGRAARNDKGRVIMYADQMTDSMRITIDETNRRREKQIAYNTEHGITPRTVGKTREEIMEQTSVADYKPGEAKAYVEPDAASMIAADPVMEYLGDKDLRKAIENVRKQMEKAAKEMDFLGAAKLRDEMFAMEKLYEDRFGKEIK
- the proB gene encoding glutamate 5-kinase, translating into MKKPVLVIKFGSASITTKEGDIDERIVLEIARQTAQLQKRYNIVLVSSGAVAAGKKFLLNYEGSLSERKAAAAIGNPLLVRTYSTYFKPFKIALAQSLCERQHFANREQFLQLKDTYQELWKNNVIPIANENDVVSNKELKFSDNDELATLIAVGFGAEQILFSTSVPGVLDAKGAVVPEIRTIDKDALSLARKEKSAVGLGGMTSKLNFARLANQMGIQAVIFSMQTEDGILKAVRGETGTVCRPQEKKVSSRNKWMASGSLIKALIQVDAGAAKAIQNRKSLLAVGIIAINQGLETGEVFQICDTEGVVFAVAKAKIDVVDLPSIHKKKNVAVAHADDIVLL
- a CDS encoding glutamate-5-semialdehyde dehydrogenase; protein product: MKEDIQEELKAAHAATIYAKKLSDEGKRELLHAIAVGLEERVAEILSENAKDLARMDATDTRYDRLLLTEQRVFALASSVREVAALADPTGQLLSQRLLENGLTVEKKTVPLGVVAVIYESRPNVTVDVAALCIRSGNVCLLRGGTDAWHTNNALVGIIRDAIDAFRLPQDMVLLLPTDRKFVSELLTATTYVDIIIPRGSQALIDFVREHAKVPVIETGAGVCHTYVEQTADLDKAARIVANAKISRPSVCNSLDTVLVDDVLGEAFLAKLVPYFLEHEVRVFTDQRAYSLLADMQYPYLEQAADEDFGREFLSLQCSVKLVHSFEEALGHIGKYSSKHSECIVSQDAEKIATFMDAVDAAAVYANASTRFTDGGEFGLGAEIGISTQKLHARGPFALEKLVTEKWYVTGDGQIR
- a CDS encoding acyl-CoA dehydrogenase; this encodes MHFELNEEHQLIRQTAKEFAKSLREGAIERDEKAIFPFSHVKEMGELGFMGMMVEERYAGAGMDTLAYVIAIEEISKVDASAGVIMSAHNSLVLYGLQAFGTDAQKEKYLKPLASGEKLGAFALSEPEAGSDATSQHTTAQDQGDHYLVNGTKNWITNGGNADIYLVIAQTHPEQGHRGINALIVGKGMDGFTIGPKENKLGIRSSDTHSLLFSDVKVPRENRIGEDGFGFKFAMKTLDGGRIGIAAQALGIAAGAYELALAYSKERKTFGKAICEHQAIQFKLADMEMEIEAARLLTYKAAWLKDQGKPYAKEAAMAKLYASEVAMKTTVEAVQIHGGYGYVKEYHVERMMRDAKITQIYEGTSEIQRLVIARDILK